The genomic segment TTGCTCCCGCATGAATCGCTGCCTCGTATGCCGGTAAATAATTTTGATATAGCTCGCGCGTGGACATATTTACCGTATTATATTCTAATCCAGCCTCTGCTGCCCCGTATGCCGCAAAATGTTTTACGCATGCAGCAAGGTTCGCTTTATTTTCATGAAGTTTGCTAGCATCACCTTGATACCCAGCAACCATCGCTTTTCCCAACTCGCTGTTTAAAAATGGATCTTCCCCAGTGGATTCCATCACACGTCCCCATCTAGGGTCACGTACTAAATCAAGCATCGGTGAAAAAGTGACATGATGCCCGTCCGCAGTAGCCTCAAGTGCTGCAACTTCCGCCATCGTTCGCACTGTTTCTCGGTCAAACGAACAACCAAGTGCTAGAGGAATTGGAAAAACGGTTTTATAACCATGAATGACATCTGCCATAAAAATCAGCGGAATTCCTAGTCGGTTTGTTTTTAAATAAGCTTCTTGAATTCCGATCATATCTTCTGCTGAACTCGATCCAAGAACGGAACCTGCATTTTCAGTATGAGCATCCGTTAATTTCATTTCTTGAAGCACCGGCCCTGTCAATTCGGCGTTTTTTTTTGCCCCTTTAAAAAGAAAAGGAGATAATTGCAGACATTGAGCAATTTTTTCATTTAATGTCATTTCCGCCAATAAAGCGGTTAAATTCTCTTGTTTCATAAGAACCTCCTGAACACATTTTTCGAAACGTTTCTATTCAAATATAACAACAGTATAAGCGCTTTCTTTTCTTTAGTCAACAGAAAAAGCATTTCACATGAATAATAATCGACTTTCATCCGTTTCTTCTATACTATCCTGTTTTCTCAAAAATCGTATATGAAAAATAAACTCTCTTTAAAATCATTGATATGTAAAGCTTTACGAGATAAACCAAAAAAAAATTAGCAATTCACTTGAAACCGATTACATTATATACTATAATAACCTTGTCGAAACGTTTCTATAGAATATTCAGTATGTGAATTAATTTTCACAAATTGTTTTTCCCCGTACGTAGCAAGCGCTGTTCCGTACAAATTGTTTTATTTCATATACTTCAGTCATAGAGAGTTATGTTGAAAAAAACCAAAAAATGGAGGAAAAATCATGAAAAAAAAGATGTTTGCACTGTTAGCTGTATTGTTATCACTTAGTTTAGTCCTTATGGCGTGTGGATCCAAAGATGATGCAAATTCAAGCGATTCTAAAGTATTAAATGTTTGGGCAATGGGAGACGAAGCAAAATCTTTAAAAGAACTAGCACAGAAATTCACTAAAGAAACTGGTATTGAAGTAAAAGTTCAAGTTATTCCATGGGCAAATGCACATGACAAGTTACTTACTGCCGTCGCTTCCAAATCTGGTCCAGATGTTGTCCAAATGGGTACAACTTGGATGCCAGAATTTGTCGAAGCTGGAGCATTACTGGATATTACAAAAGATGTAGAAAAAAGTAAAAATATGAATTCTGACTTATTTTTCCCTGGTTCAGTGAAAACAACACAATTTGATGGAAAAACTTATGGTGTTCCGTGGTATGCAGAAACTCGCGTACTTTTCTATCGTACTGATTTACTGAAAAAAGTTGGGTATGATGAAGCGCCAAAAACTTGGGATGAATTATCTGACGCTGCTTTAAAACTTTCCAAACGTGGCAAAGATATGTATGGTTTCGCAGTTGATCCAAATGAACAAACAACTGGTTTCATTTTCGGTCGTCAAAATGGTTCTCCTTTGTTTGATAAAGATGGAAAACCGGTTTTCAATAAAGCTCCTTTCGTTGATTCCGTTTCTTACTTAGACAGCTTCATTAAAAACGGTTCAGCTCCTGATACCGATCTTGGTTTAGACGCTTCTCAAAGCTTTGGCGGTGACGGTATCGTTCCAATGTTCATGAGTGGTCCTTGGATGGTTAATACGTTAAAAGACACTGCACCAGACATTGATGGAAAATGGGCAACTGCGGTTTTACCTAAAAAAGAAAATAACATGTCTAGTTTAGGTGGAGCTAATCTTTCCGTTTTCAAATATAGTGATAAAAAAGACGATGCGCTGAAATTCATGGATTATATGAGCCAACCTGATGTACAACTTTCTTGGTTAAAAGATACGAACTCGATGCCTGCTCGTATGGATGCATGGGAAGACGATATGCTCAAAAACGACCCTTACTATAAAGTATTCGGCGAGCAAATGAAAACAGCTGAACCAATGCCACTAATTCCTCAGTTTGAAGAAATCGCTCAACTATACGGCAAGTCTTGGGAACAAATTTATCGTGGTGGTGCGGATGTACAAACACAGATGGATACTTTTAACGATCAAGTAGAAACACTTCTCAAAAAATAACGAATAAAAAGGGCAAATATAGGTAAATCAGTTATTTGCCCTTTTAGAATGGAACTGATGTTATGAAACAATTTTTAAATAAAAACACACCATATTTGTTTATTTCGCCAGCGTTGTTTTTACTTCTTCTGTTTTCGCTCCTACCGATTATGCTTGCGTTCGTTATTAGTTTTACTGATATCGATTTAGTCGGGCTCGCGGATTATTCTAAAATTAATTTTATTGGTTTTGATAATTACGTCAACATTATGCAAGACCCGGTATTTCTAAAATCCATTTTTAATACCCTTTTCTATGTAATTATCGGGGTGCCTTTAGTTATTATTTGTTCGCTTGGTATTGCTCTTATGATTAACTTTTCAGAAGCTAAGATTTTCCAATTTTTCCGGTTAATTTTCTATACTCCTTCGATTACAAACGTTGTCGCTGTAGCAGTTGTTTGGAGTTACTTATATAATCCACGGTTCGGTTTACTTAACTACTTACTTTCTTTCCTAGATTTAGGCCCTGTACCATGGCTACAAGACCCTACTATCGCAAAACTTTCCTTGATTATACTGGCTGTATGGCGTGCAATCGGTGTGAATATGATTATTTTCTTAGCAGCACTTCAAGGTATTCCCAAAGAATACTACGAAGCGGCCTCCCTTGACGGAGCAAATAGTCGCCAGCAGTTATTTAAAATTACCGTTCCAATGCTTCGTTTTGCGATATTCTTCGTAACGGTTACAACAATGATTGGTTGGCTGCAATTCTTCGAGGAACCATTTGTTATGACAGAAGGTGGACCACTGGATAGCACAAATTCCGTCGCCCTTTTCATCTATCAAAACGGTTTCCAACTTAGTAAATTTGGTTATGCCGCTGCCGGATCGTTTATATTGTTTATCGCGATTATTATTATCACGCTTATCCAATTCCGAATCCAGCGTAAAAATAATGGCGGGGATATTTAAGAGAGGAGCTTTTATACATGAATCAATATAAGCAAAAATCGCGTGGCTCTAAAATTGCCGTAATTGCCATTTTGACGGTTGGCGGATTCTTTATGATTTTACCGTTCATTTGGATGGTTCTCTCCTCTTTAAAAACGGATGCTGAAATTTTAAAAATCCCGCCAACGATTTGGCCTGAAACATTTACCCTTGATAATTTCACGAAACTATTTACAGAGATGGACTTTGCTATCTACTTAAAAAATACCTTAATCATCGTTTTCTTCTCTTTCTTCGGATTGTTTTTAAATGCGATGGCAGGTTATGGTTTTGCGAAATTTAAGTTTAAAGGGAAAAACAAACTATTCTATCTTGTCCTTGCAACAATGATGATTCCTGGACAAGTAACGATGATCCCAGTTTACTTGCTACTAAATGCAGCCGGACTTACTAATACAATGACAGGGATTGTACTTCCAGGACTCGTTGGCGCCTTTGGGATTTTCTTATTCCGGCAGTTTATGTCGACTATTTCAGACGATTTACTGGAAGCGGCTCGGCTTGATGGTGCGAGTGAGTTCTATATTTTCTGGCGGATTATTATTCCGATTTCTCGCCCCGTTCTCGCGGTACAAGGGATTCTTACCTTTATCGCTGGCTGGAACTCCTTCTTATGGCCATTAATTATTGCCAACGACGAAAAATTCTATACCCTATCTGTCGGATTACAACTTTTAAAAGGACAATATGGCAGCAATTACGCACTTCAAATGGCTGGGGCAACATTCATGGTTATTCCGATTATCTTGATTTTTATGATTTTCCAAAAGTACATTTTAAAAGGATTCAATGTTTCTGGAATGAAATAATTGGGCAAACAAAAAGCTTATTCGGACAGTCGAATAAGCTTTTTGTTTTATTATGGTAAAAAAGTTTCTCCCATCAAGTAAAAATCCACTTCTCTAGCAGCTTCACGACCTTCTGCGATAGCTGTTACAACTAGACTTTGGCCATGACGAGCATCTCCACAAGCGAATACGCCTTCTTCATTAGTACGATAGAATCCTTTCGCTGCATCAATGGTGTGTCGTTCTGTTTTATTAACACCAAAATTAGTGAAAATATCTTCTGTTGTTCCAGCAAAACCGATGGCAATTAATACTATATCTACTTCGAAAAATTTCTCGCTACCTTCGACTGGTGTATATTTTCTTGCGGCTTTGTCTTCTACTACTTCTACTGTATGAAGGCCAATGAGGTTGCCTGCTTCATCTTTTTCAAATGCAGTTGTATTAATGAGATATTCACGTGGGTCTTTTCCGTAAACCGCTACTGCTTCTTCGTGAGCATAGTCCATTTTGAAAACGCGCGGATACTGAGGCCACGGGTTTTCGCCTTTTCTTAATTCTGGCAATTTATCTTGAATCCCAAATTGATATATACTTTTCGCACCTTGTCTAAGGGCAGTTGCCACACAATCCGCGCCTGTATCTCCGCCGCCAATAATAACAACATTTTTTCCTTTTGCTGAAAGAGTTTGGACACCGCCGTTATCTAAATTATCACGCGTACTTTGCGTTAAATATGGAACAGCGAAATGAATCCCTTTTGCGTCACGTCCAGCAAGTGGAATATCGCGTGCGTTACCAGCTCCAGTTGCAAGAACGACAGAATCATACTCGCTACGTAATTCAGCGAAACTAATATCGCTACCTGCTGCTACGCCAGTAATAAATTCAATCCCTTCTTCTGCCATCAAATTCACTCTGCGGGTCACTTGTTCTTTTTCTAGTTTCATTGTCGGGATTCCGTACATAAGCAAGCCGCCAACACGATCACTTTTTTCAAATACGGTAACACTATGTCCTGCTTGATTAAGTTGATCTGCACAAGCTAAACCTGCTGGGCCAGAACCGATAACTGCAATTCGTTTACCAGTGCGATGTTTCGGAGGGGAAGGTTTAATCCAGCCTTCTTCAAAACCGCGGTCAATAATCGCTTTTTCAATAGATTTAATTCCTACTGCTGGTTCAGAAATTGCGACCGTACAACCACCTTCACATGGTGCGGGGCAAATCCGTCCTGTAAATTCCGGAAAATTATTAGTTTTTAAAAGTAGTTGTAATGCTTCATACCAATCACCTCGGTAAACTGCATCGTTCCACTCAGGAATTAAATTATGCAGCGGACAACCTGATACGCCATTTTTTATTTCCATTCCAACGCTACAAAAAGGAACACCACAATCCATACATCTAGCTGCTTGTATCGTTAAATCCGCTGCTGGCATTGGTAGACTATATTCATTCCAATCGCGCGTCCGACTTTTCGGATCACGTCCTGGCGAAGGAATCCGATCATATTCAATAAATCCAGTTGCTTTTCCCATGTTTTCACTCCTCCCTATTTCGCCACAGCGGCAATTATTTTTCCATCTTTATGTTCATAAAAGGCTTGTAATTCGGCTTCGTCATGCGTTTGGCCAGCTTGTTCTAGCGTTTCAATTCGAGTAAGCATCATTTCATATTCATTTGGAATAACGAAAAGAAAGTTAGCTTTTTCTATTTCCCAGTTAGCGAGAATTGTTTTGGCAAATTCACTTCCGGTTAAGTTGGCATGTTGTTCAATTAATTGTTTCAGTTTTGCTAATTCTGTGACGGAAGAAATCGCTCGACTCGTCACTAGCTCATGATTAATTTTCGCTTTTGTGCTTGATTTGTTGGTGGTATAAATATAGGCAATTCCACCAGACATTCCAGCTGCAAAGTTCTCACCAATTTCGCCAAGGATGACTGCTGTGCCGCCTGTCATATACTCACAACCATTATCGCCAATGCCTTCCACAACCGCTGTCGCTCCGCTGTTTCTTACTGCAAATCGCGCACCTGCACGACCATGCATATAGGCCTCTCCACCAGTCGCTCCGTAAAGGGTTACATTGCCGACTATCGCTGAATCATGTGGATTAATAGGAGTTTTCTCATCTGGGCTTACGATTAGTTTACCCCCTGACAGTCCTTTACCAAAGTAATCATTGGCATCCCCGTGAATTCTGAGTGTCATCCCAAGTGGAGTATAAGCGCCAAAGCTTTGGCCAGCTGAACCAGTAAAATCAAGCGATATGGTATCTTCTGGAAGACCCGCCGCTCCGTACTTCTTACTAATAAACGAACCAGCAATCGTTCCAATAGCACGGTCGACGTTGCGAACATCGAAGGATCCAGTTACTTTTTCCGCGTTATCTAAAGCCGGCTTAATTAATGGAACAATTTCACGCATATCTAGTGTTTGCTCAATTTTGTGGTCTTGCTGTTTCGTACAGTATTGAATTTGGTTTTTATAAAAATCGTCACTATAAAGCATCTTCGAAAAATCAATATACTTCGCTTTCCAGTGTGATTCTTTTTTCTCGTGGGTTGTTAAAAATTCTTTATGACCAATGACTTCTTTTAAACTTCTAAAGCCAAGTTCAGCCATCATTTCGCGCATTTCTGCAACAATGAAATGGAAGAAATTCACTACATAATCCGCTGAACCACTAAATTTTTTGCGAAGTTCCGGATTTTGAGTCGCGACACCAACCGGACATGTATCTAAGTGGCACACACGCATCATCACACAGCCGAGCGTTACAAGCGGAGCAGTTGCGAAACCAAACTCTTCTGCACCGAGCATAGCCGCAACTAACACATCTTTACCAGTCATTAGTTTTCCGTCTGTCTCCACGACCACTTTGTTACGCAAGCCATTCAGTAGAAGTGTTTGGTGCGTTTCAGCTAGTCCAATTTCCCAAGGTACACCTGCATGGCGAATACTCGTTCTTGCCGCCGCACCAGTTCCGCCTTCGTAACCACTAACTAAAATAACATCTGCATTTCCTTTCGCCACGCCAGCCGCAATTGTGCCAATTCCTGTTTTCGAAACAAGTTTGACATTGATGCGCGCATTTTGATTGGCATTTTTTAAGTCAAAAATCAGTTGTGACAAGTCTTCAATCGAATAAATATCATGATGTGGAGGTGGAGAAATGAGCCCAACTCCAGTCGTCGAGCCCCGTGTTTTCGAAATCCACGGATAAACTTTATTTCCTGGCAAATGACCACCTTCACCGGGTTTTGCACCTTGCGCCATTTTAATTTGCAACTCTTCGGCATTCACCAAGTAATGACTTGTTACTCCAAACCTACCTGATGCAATTTGCTTAATCGCGCTTCTACGCCAGTCGCCATTTGCATCCGGTTTGAAACGATTTGGGTTCTCTCCGCCTTCTCCGCTATTACTTTTTCCTCCAATTCGGTTCATCGCGATAGCAAGCGCCTCATGAGCTTCTTGACTAATCGACCCATAAGACATAGCACCTGACTTAAATCGTTTGAAAATCACTTCTGCTGGCTCCACCTCGTCCAGTGGAATCGACTTACGGTCACTAGTAAAAGTTAATAGCCCTCTTAAAAAGGCATTACTTTGATTTTGCATTAAATCAGAATACAGATTATACGTTTCCCGGTCATTTTCTCTGGTCGCTTGTTGTAATGAATGGATTGCAAGCGGATTATACACATGGTATTCGCCGTTTGAACGCCATTGGTATTCGCCACCTGTATTTAATGTGAAACTTTGGTAGCCAATATCATGATATGCTTCCCGGTGACGTAACCAAGCTTCTTGGGCGATAACGTCCAGCGGGATTCCACCAATTTGGGAAGCCGTTCCTGGGAAGTAATTAGCAATAACATCATCCCCAATTCCAATCGCTTCAAAAATTTGCGCCCCTCGATAACTTTGGACAGTCGAGATACCCATCTTGGACATGATTTTCAAAATTCCATCTGTAATTGCTTCGATATAACGGCTTTCTGCTTCATCAAGAGAAAATCCATTAATTCGTCCTTCTTGAATCAAACCGTCAAATGTATCAATCGCGAGACTAGGAAAAACAGCATCCGCTCCATAACCAATTAAAAGCGCGCATTGATGAACATCTCTTGCTTCTGCTGTTTTTACGACAAGGCTTACTTTTGTTCTCGTTCCAGCTTTTACAAGATGATGATGCAAACCACTCACAGCAAGTAATGATGGAATACCAATCAAGTCCTTATTTATGTCATCATCCGTTAGTACAATTAGTTCTGCTCCCGTCGCAATTTTTTTATCTGCTTCTGCAAATAGTTCTGTCAGCCTAACATCTAACGTATCTCGCTCCCCTGCTTTAAATAACATCGACAAAGTGGCAGTCGGTTTGGCAAATTTTGTTTGCTGTAGCAATGCCGCAAATTCTCTCCGCGATAAAATAGGTGTTTTCAAGCGAATCCGGTTAGCGTTTTGTGCAGTGGGATTTAAAATATTTCCTTCATCGCCAAGTAGCGTCATGGCAGAAGTTACTGTTTCTTCGCGAATCCCATCTATTGGCGGGTTGGTTACTTGAGCAAAAAGTTGTTTAAAGTAATTGAATAGTACTTGTGGCCGCTGACTTAAAACAGCTAGTGGCGCATCATAACCCATTGCCCCCATTGGATCTTTTTTCTCGGTTACCATTGGAATCAATATTTTGTTCAGCTCGTCTTGCGTATATCCAAACGCCCGTTGTTTTTTAAAGCGTGCTGATTTATCCATTGATTCGTAATGTGAATCAGCAGTTACTAAATCAGCTATCTCCGTCATTTCAGCATTTAACCATTCACGATACGGTTTTTCGGTTGTTAAATTATCTTTTAGTTCCTTATCTGTGACAATTCGCCCTTCTTCTAAATCAATCAGCAGCATTGTACCAGCGCCAACAGTTTCTTTTCGGATAATCTCACTTGAATCAACTGGTACGACCCCTGTTTCAGATGAATAAATAATCGTATGGTCTTTTGTTTCGTAATAGCGTGCTGGTCGTAATCCATTTCTATCCAAAATCGTTCCAATAACACGACCGTTCGTAAAAGAAATAGAAGTTGGTCCATCCCAAGGTTCCATAAGCGTACTGTGATACTCGTAAAAAGCTCGTTTTGGATCAGTCATATGAGGATTCTTATCCCAAGGTTCGGGAATAAGCATCATTGCTGCATGAGGCAACGAACGACCAGATTGCACTAAAAACTCCAAAGCATTATCAAGTGTCGCTGAATCACTACCACTTTCATCAATAATTGGTAATAATTTAGTTAGATTATCGCCAAAAACCTCGGATTCCGCTCGTTTTTCTCTTGCTTTCATCCAATTTACATTGCCACGTTGCGTATTGATTTCTCCATTATGAATTAAATAACGATACGGATGCGCACGTTCCCAACTTGGGAAAGTATTGGTTGAAAAACGTGAATGCACTAGGGCAAAAGCCGATACATAAGCCGGATCAGCTAAATCTAAATAATATTGATTAATTTGTTCTGGAAGTAGCATTCCTTTGAAAATAATCGTTCTAGTAGATAAACTTGGTACGTAAAAAGTTTCGGTGATTTTTTCTGAAGTGCTTGCGAATTTTTCAATTTGTTTTCTAATCAAATAAAGTGCCCGTTCAAATTCAGCTTCATTCAATGCTTCGTTTTTTTGGACAAATAATTGGTAAATTGCTGGTTCTGTTTTTCTAGCACCAGCTCCCACTTTTGTAACATCTGTCGGAAGTTTGCGCCAGCCGAGAAAAGTTTGCTCCTCAGCTTTAATTAGTTTTTCTGTTTCTTCCATTAGGTATTCTCGTTCGGTTTTATTCTGCGGGAAATTAAACATTCCTACCGCATAATGATATTTTTCGGGTAAATTCAATCCTAGTTTGGCACATTCAGCTCGGAAGAAAGAGTCAGAAATTTCAAGTAAAATACCAGCCCCGTCGCCCGTATCTCCGCCAACTTCTCCCCCGCGATGTTTCAATTGGCATAGCATATGGATACCTTGCTCCACAATTTTATGAGAAGAAATCTTTTTAATATTAGCCACAAACCCAATTCCACAAGCGTCATGCTCATTTTCTGGATTATACAGACCGTGCTTTTTTGGTAAATTAGTTTGTTTCATCCTAGTTCCTCCTCTTCAAAAACTGAATCCTCCAACAGTATCTCGCAGGAATTGTACAAATTAACTGACAATTAACTTGCGATTCAGCTTACCTTACATTTCTTGTAGTATCTATTTTATTCCTTTTCATTTATCGAAACAATATATATAATAGAATAAAACAATCTCATTTCGAGAACAATCGGAGGTAAAGAATGGAACTTAGACAGTTAAAGTATTTTATGGAAGTAGCCCGCGTCGAGCATATGACCAAAGCTAGCGAGAATTTGCACGTAGCCCAATCTGCCGTTAGTAGACAGATAACTAAATTAGAAGAAGAGCTCGGTGTACCTTTATTTGACCGAATTGGCCGAAATATGCAACTAACAAGTGTCGGTCAAGATTTCTTAAACCAAGCGGCCATCGCTTTAAACGAGCTCCAAAAAGCCGAAGCACTTGTCACAGAATATACTGACCCTACCAAAGGAACCGTCCGAGTTGGCTTACCAAATTCCCTTTCCACCAAAGTATTGCCCTCTGTAATTTCCAGTTTTCGCGAAAAACATCCACAAATCACTTATCAATTTATGGAAGGTACCAATGAAGAGCTTACAGAAATGCTCATTACAGGCGTTCTTGATCTCACTTTCTTATCACCAGTACCAGAATCCAGTGACCAACTCGAAGCCGTTCGTTTCTTTGATGAAAAACTCAAATTAATCGTCCCAAAAACGCACCCTTTAGCAGATAATTTCAATGTATCACTCAAAGAACTTGCAAACGAAAAATTCGTGCTCTATCCAGAAGACTTTGATTTATATAAAATCGTGACTAACGCAGCCATCAAAAAAGGCTTTAAACCAGAAATTGCTTTCCAAAGTCGAGATTTTTACACTATTCAAGGTTTAGTTGGAGCAGGACTTGGCATTAGTATTTTACCGGAAATGATTTTGGATGGTGCCATTTTTAAAGAAACTAAAAGTATTGCACTTCGCGACAAGGAGTTGCGCCGCTCTGTTGGAATTATTACTACAAAAAAACGGAACCTATCCCCTTCTGAGAATTTGTTCCGTTCCTTTATTATTTCGTTCTTTTCTAATTAAACTTTTGTCGAAAATGCCTCTGGATAGTGAATAATGCCTTGAAGATTTTCTAAACTAGCATCATATAATTCCAGTAACATATAATATTCAGCTGGAACATCGAATGGCGCCGGGATATTAAATGCTTCTGAAGAGATAAAGCCAAAGCGCGGATAATAATCAGCATGTCCAAGCACAGCAATGGCTGGATATGCTTTTTCGCGTGACAATCGA from the Listeria seeligeri serovar 1/2b str. SLCC3954 genome contains:
- a CDS encoding sugar ABC transporter substrate-binding protein — encoded protein: MKKKMFALLAVLLSLSLVLMACGSKDDANSSDSKVLNVWAMGDEAKSLKELAQKFTKETGIEVKVQVIPWANAHDKLLTAVASKSGPDVVQMGTTWMPEFVEAGALLDITKDVEKSKNMNSDLFFPGSVKTTQFDGKTYGVPWYAETRVLFYRTDLLKKVGYDEAPKTWDELSDAALKLSKRGKDMYGFAVDPNEQTTGFIFGRQNGSPLFDKDGKPVFNKAPFVDSVSYLDSFIKNGSAPDTDLGLDASQSFGGDGIVPMFMSGPWMVNTLKDTAPDIDGKWATAVLPKKENNMSSLGGANLSVFKYSDKKDDALKFMDYMSQPDVQLSWLKDTNSMPARMDAWEDDMLKNDPYYKVFGEQMKTAEPMPLIPQFEEIAQLYGKSWEQIYRGGADVQTQMDTFNDQVETLLKK
- a CDS encoding carbohydrate ABC transporter permease, translating into MKQFLNKNTPYLFISPALFLLLLFSLLPIMLAFVISFTDIDLVGLADYSKINFIGFDNYVNIMQDPVFLKSIFNTLFYVIIGVPLVIICSLGIALMINFSEAKIFQFFRLIFYTPSITNVVAVAVVWSYLYNPRFGLLNYLLSFLDLGPVPWLQDPTIAKLSLIILAVWRAIGVNMIIFLAALQGIPKEYYEAASLDGANSRQQLFKITVPMLRFAIFFVTVTTMIGWLQFFEEPFVMTEGGPLDSTNSVALFIYQNGFQLSKFGYAAAGSFILFIAIIIITLIQFRIQRKNNGGDI
- a CDS encoding carbohydrate ABC transporter permease; translated protein: MNQYKQKSRGSKIAVIAILTVGGFFMILPFIWMVLSSLKTDAEILKIPPTIWPETFTLDNFTKLFTEMDFAIYLKNTLIIVFFSFFGLFLNAMAGYGFAKFKFKGKNKLFYLVLATMMIPGQVTMIPVYLLLNAAGLTNTMTGIVLPGLVGAFGIFLFRQFMSTISDDLLEAARLDGASEFYIFWRIIIPISRPVLAVQGILTFIAGWNSFLWPLIIANDEKFYTLSVGLQLLKGQYGSNYALQMAGATFMVIPIILIFMIFQKYILKGFNVSGMK
- a CDS encoding glutamate synthase subunit beta — translated: MGKATGFIEYDRIPSPGRDPKSRTRDWNEYSLPMPAADLTIQAARCMDCGVPFCSVGMEIKNGVSGCPLHNLIPEWNDAVYRGDWYEALQLLLKTNNFPEFTGRICPAPCEGGCTVAISEPAVGIKSIEKAIIDRGFEEGWIKPSPPKHRTGKRIAVIGSGPAGLACADQLNQAGHSVTVFEKSDRVGGLLMYGIPTMKLEKEQVTRRVNLMAEEGIEFITGVAAGSDISFAELRSEYDSVVLATGAGNARDIPLAGRDAKGIHFAVPYLTQSTRDNLDNGGVQTLSAKGKNVVIIGGGDTGADCVATALRQGAKSIYQFGIQDKLPELRKGENPWPQYPRVFKMDYAHEEAVAVYGKDPREYLINTTAFEKDEAGNLIGLHTVEVVEDKAARKYTPVEGSEKFFEVDIVLIAIGFAGTTEDIFTNFGVNKTERHTIDAAKGFYRTNEEGVFACGDARHGQSLVVTAIAEGREAAREVDFYLMGETFLP
- the gltB gene encoding glutamate synthase large subunit, translating into MKQTNLPKKHGLYNPENEHDACGIGFVANIKKISSHKIVEQGIHMLCQLKHRGGEVGGDTGDGAGILLEISDSFFRAECAKLGLNLPEKYHYAVGMFNFPQNKTEREYLMEETEKLIKAEEQTFLGWRKLPTDVTKVGAGARKTEPAIYQLFVQKNEALNEAEFERALYLIRKQIEKFASTSEKITETFYVPSLSTRTIIFKGMLLPEQINQYYLDLADPAYVSAFALVHSRFSTNTFPSWERAHPYRYLIHNGEINTQRGNVNWMKAREKRAESEVFGDNLTKLLPIIDESGSDSATLDNALEFLVQSGRSLPHAAMMLIPEPWDKNPHMTDPKRAFYEYHSTLMEPWDGPTSISFTNGRVIGTILDRNGLRPARYYETKDHTIIYSSETGVVPVDSSEIIRKETVGAGTMLLIDLEEGRIVTDKELKDNLTTEKPYREWLNAEMTEIADLVTADSHYESMDKSARFKKQRAFGYTQDELNKILIPMVTEKKDPMGAMGYDAPLAVLSQRPQVLFNYFKQLFAQVTNPPIDGIREETVTSAMTLLGDEGNILNPTAQNANRIRLKTPILSRREFAALLQQTKFAKPTATLSMLFKAGERDTLDVRLTELFAEADKKIATGAELIVLTDDDINKDLIGIPSLLAVSGLHHHLVKAGTRTKVSLVVKTAEARDVHQCALLIGYGADAVFPSLAIDTFDGLIQEGRINGFSLDEAESRYIEAITDGILKIMSKMGISTVQSYRGAQIFEAIGIGDDVIANYFPGTASQIGGIPLDVIAQEAWLRHREAYHDIGYQSFTLNTGGEYQWRSNGEYHVYNPLAIHSLQQATRENDRETYNLYSDLMQNQSNAFLRGLLTFTSDRKSIPLDEVEPAEVIFKRFKSGAMSYGSISQEAHEALAIAMNRIGGKSNSGEGGENPNRFKPDANGDWRRSAIKQIASGRFGVTSHYLVNAEELQIKMAQGAKPGEGGHLPGNKVYPWISKTRGSTTGVGLISPPPHHDIYSIEDLSQLIFDLKNANQNARINVKLVSKTGIGTIAAGVAKGNADVILVSGYEGGTGAAARTSIRHAGVPWEIGLAETHQTLLLNGLRNKVVVETDGKLMTGKDVLVAAMLGAEEFGFATAPLVTLGCVMMRVCHLDTCPVGVATQNPELRKKFSGSADYVVNFFHFIVAEMREMMAELGFRSLKEVIGHKEFLTTHEKKESHWKAKYIDFSKMLYSDDFYKNQIQYCTKQQDHKIEQTLDMREIVPLIKPALDNAEKVTGSFDVRNVDRAIGTIAGSFISKKYGAAGLPEDTISLDFTGSAGQSFGAYTPLGMTLRIHGDANDYFGKGLSGGKLIVSPDEKTPINPHDSAIVGNVTLYGATGGEAYMHGRAGARFAVRNSGATAVVEGIGDNGCEYMTGGTAVILGEIGENFAAGMSGGIAYIYTTNKSSTKAKINHELVTSRAISSVTELAKLKQLIEQHANLTGSEFAKTILANWEIEKANFLFVIPNEYEMMLTRIETLEQAGQTHDEAELQAFYEHKDGKIIAAVAK
- a CDS encoding LysR family transcriptional regulator, producing MELRQLKYFMEVARVEHMTKASENLHVAQSAVSRQITKLEEELGVPLFDRIGRNMQLTSVGQDFLNQAAIALNELQKAEALVTEYTDPTKGTVRVGLPNSLSTKVLPSVISSFREKHPQITYQFMEGTNEELTEMLITGVLDLTFLSPVPESSDQLEAVRFFDEKLKLIVPKTHPLADNFNVSLKELANEKFVLYPEDFDLYKIVTNAAIKKGFKPEIAFQSRDFYTIQGLVGAGLGISILPEMILDGAIFKETKSIALRDKELRRSVGIITTKKRNLSPSENLFRSFIISFFSN